A window of Macrotis lagotis isolate mMagLag1 chromosome 1, bilby.v1.9.chrom.fasta, whole genome shotgun sequence genomic DNA:
TCTCCCCTCTAAGATTATTTTTCATATCTATAGCTACTTGCATATTCTATCCCCCAGTGATGGCaatacttttgtctttctttgaacaCTCAGTGCTTAGCATGGTGTCTGATACAtgctaggtgcttaataagtgtctGACTGGTTGGATTAAGGCTGCCTATAGCATCTTCCGAGATGCTGATAATATAGGCCACTAGATAAAAATTGTAAGATGGTTCAAATGatataatcttgggcaagccacttctccctggacctcagtttcttcacttgtcaaatgaggaaattgtctAAATGACTCCTTCCTGTTCATTAGGCACAAGATTGGGAAGAAGAAGCTTAGGTGTAGCAGAGACAAAAAGCACAAGGACACTCAGACTGCTCTGACCGGTGTAAGCTATTACTCTAAATTTCATTTGGTTCCATTATACAAGCCCTTAGTAGATTCTAGGAAGGGATCAGGTTGGGTGCTGAGcataaattcaaaaaatgaagCGATCCTTGCCCCCacggagcttacattctatggaTCTATACAAACTTTTCACAGATAAGTCTTAGGATTTATTTGTCATTTCTAGTGGAAAGAGTATGAAAACCGACCATCCTATAGCCTGCAAACCTTTTAGATACCCTACAGTTCAAGACTGCATAGGAAATCATACTCCCTCCCTGTTACCTGCCAGGTAACTTTTTCTGATCCCTGAGCCACAGCCAATCTTCCTATTTCCTCAGAAGTCCTCCCCTGTCTCCCATTATTCCTTATTCAAAGtctattttattcttctctttcacCTGGGATCAGCTAAGTGACCTAGTAGATAGGGCtctgaagatctgagttaaaaatctaattaagctgtgtgaccctgaataagtcatttaactacttctctgcctcagtttcctcaactccaaaatgggaataataacacccTACTTTACAGGGTAAAGTAtggtaaaaatgaaattatatttgtaaagcactagtacagtttctggcacatagtaggcacccaatacattctcatttccttttcccttccccttggGCCCATTGGATTAGAATCAATGACCATagttacataattataacttcaaatagtgtGAATTTGGATACATGCAACCAACCACTTCAGGAAATTAATCATTTGCACTCCTCAAGACCTAGCTGTATACCAGTCACACTGTGACAGTGGGTCACGTGAAGGATAACAGGAATGTGAATTTAGAGTGGGGAAGGACCTGAGGAAATATCTAGCCTGattctctcatttcacagatgaagaaatggaaactctgagaaaataaatgtcagacccaggtctcctgactccaaactgaGGATCCTTTCCAGAGAAattaggtgacacaatgaatgGGGGTGCTTgtgcctggagtaaggaagaccaaCCTGAGAcactcacttagctgtgtgaccctaggcaaatgaCCTAAACATCTTCCTGTTTTAGTTTTCCtggctgtaaaatggggataaataaaagcacctacttcacagggttgttttggGGGCCAAATGAATTCACAtaagtaaaatgctttgcaaacccttAAAGTACGAAATAGCTAGTTATTCACTGTGAATTAGGGAGATTTAATAGTTTTGTCCTTCAGcataggaaaaattagaaaagtagcTTCATGCCATAAAGAATTCTGGTCTTGAAGTGACAGAGTCTAAAGCCTTTATTGCTATAAAGGGGTTTTAGAGAGCATCAAAACCAAATCCAATTTACAGAGGAGCAGGCAACAGAAAGTTCCAATGGGAGAttgaatgacttgttcaaggtcactaaATTAGGATTTCATCCTTGTTCTTTGACTCAAAACCCAGGGTCCTTTTCATTATATCCTTCTTGACTCACATACTATAGAGTTAGGGGAACTGAGTTCTAATCCTTGATTTGGCATTAATTTACTGCATGGGATTGGATACATCATTCCCCTTTAAACCTGTTTCTCATTGTACAATAGTAGTCAAGGTCATTTTTGCCCTATTTAGCTCAGTGTTATTTGGATGGAGGAAAGTGGTTTCCAAACTTAAAAATACTATGGAAAGtgtagttatcatcatcatcaccactttGTATTGGTTGTCATTGTTATTCCATCAGTACTTTGTTTCTCATTCTCTTATATTTTCTAGGtcatctctttcttcctctttccagtCTAGTGTGTATCAGTGACTATGGACCAGCATCTAACCAGTTCTCTTGATGAACTTGTAGAACATGAGCTAAGGAAATTTAAGAGGAAACTCTATCACATTGCACTAAAGAAATGTTATAAGCCCATTCCTTGGGGCAAATTGGAACCTGCCCACTGTGATGATCTTGCTCAAATGTTGGTCAAGTATTATGGAGAAAAGTATGCTCTGGAAGTTACGCTGAAGGTTCTAAAAGCCATTCACCAGCAAGATGTGGCCAACATGCTTCTTAAGAAAATCCAACAAGGTGAGTTAGATCTGGTGCTGAAGTTCTCCTGTTGCCTTTCACCATGATGGCTCCATGGAAAGGGACCACTTGTCTTCTTCCAAGGATGCCATCCATTGATGATGGAGATAGGGGAGCCTTTACAGTCTTAGCCTTCAGACAAGCTCCTAGCCTAATTAGCACCCTAGTCCTTTTCCCTCCTTAGGCTTAGAGACAAACCAAAACCATGTTCCCTTTCTACTCTTCTGGGAACACAAGAACTCTAGATACATTTCTGATCAAGATAGAGATTCAGAAACTGTTTTAAAGTTCAGTTGAGAAAGGAATGCTAGAGGCAGGATAAGGCTATAGGCAAAGTCCTGAACAATAATTACTTTAGCTGAAGAATTTCACAGGGTTTCTCAGTACTGCAAACATTCCCAGAGAGCTTGGAAGGCAGTAGATACCAGACCATCAGATCTCCAAAGTTgacatgattttccatttctttccccagctcaTGAGGAACttgggcaaacagggttaggttaGACccatttccctgagttcaaatctggcctcagatatttattaactgtgtgaccctgggcaagtcatttaacctgtttgtgcctcattttcctcatttgtaaaataagctggaaaaggaaatggcaagaaaacCTCATTTGGGATTGTGAAGAATTAAATTTGACAGAAAGAACTGAACAATTACATTGGTTATTGTTGTAgtgaataattttatatttgcaaGACATTTTTCATCCCAAGAGCCTAGACAGGAACTGAAGTGGTTAAAATAATGACAATtgccagcatttatatagtgctttaaattttgtaaaacactttggTTGTCCTGGTTCACTCTCACAACCACTCTGGGGGAAGGTTGGTATTGTTataccctattttacagataaggaaactgaggcacagagtcacacaattagtaagcatctaaaaccagatttgaactcagcttttcttGCCTCCAGGCCCAATATTCTATCCTCTATACCACTCAACTCAATAGAgactggatgaccatttgttggGGGGATATTTTGGTAGAAAGTCTTCCTATTTAGGTGCAGTTTAGGGAAATCTCTGAGATTATGGAGTGGAGCTAGTGGATTTtaaaacccattttacagaaggggacaTAGGTTTAgtagaataataatagtagtagtagtagtagtagtagtataggtATCAgacctggaatttgaacccatatctgcTCTGTTTACTCCTTAATTTGTTGTTGTACAATTGtgcttgactcttcatgacaccatttagTGGGATTATCCTTGGAAAAGATCCTACATTGATCTTTCGTTTCCTTCCCCAGCTCTTGAGGAACTtgtgcaaacagggttaagtgccttgtctaggatcacatagctagtaagtgtcaagactgagtttgaactcatctttctgattccaggcctggtgctctattcactgtgccacatagcatCCAATTCACATAAATCtgattcacttgcatgtcatggtatcacctccctgatatcgtgatcctcttccagaacaaaagATAAGCAACATCTGGGCACTTTGGCACCACCTAGTGTCTCTTACTCATTATTCGGCtgctcaaataaaaaaaaaaaaccttcattcCTCATATGTTTATAGGTTACAAACCAGAAAGAAATAGTATGATGTAGCAGACAGAATGCTGAACTGGAAGTTAGGAAATCttgtgttcaaattccacttctaaAACTACCAATATGGGGAGCCTGTGTCTCTCACCTAGATTTCTTCACTTTAGTTTAGCATTCTTTCTATATCATGAGAGCTGCCATTCTTATTAAGTTAAATCTTATTAAATGATTCAATGTCAAAGTCAGAGGATCCTGGGAGTCTCTAATCAGACCTTTGGATTAGGTCAGGTGATTGGAGGTCAGATTGCTTCTGAGGAAGCCTATGGTCTGTTGGAAAGTATTTGGACAAGTCCTCTCTTTTTGAGACTCTATTTAGCTTCTGTAAATTGATCCTTAAGCATCTCTTCTGTGATGGGATCAATCTCCCTCCCTAAGCCCAAAGTAGGatatttttgtttcatcattAACAAGGAAgaattccatttccttccttttcagaaGGAAGCGATGAGAATGATGATGACAAAGACGAAAGTGATGAGGGTGAAAGTGAAGAAGATGAAAcagatgatgatgaagaggatgaaagtgatgaagatgatgaaacagatgatgatgaagaggagTGAGATGGCAAAGGAAAACACTGGGAAAAGAGATGTTGATACAGAATAATAAAATCTTATACTCAGGTCACAGGGAATGGTTAGAGAATCAACAAAatatagaatttgaaaatcaTAGAAATTGCATTAAAATCTTGAGATCATTGCCTCTAAAGACATGTCACAGGGATGTGAGATCACAGAGCTGAAAGACTCCTCAGC
This region includes:
- the LOC141488574 gene encoding pyrin-like; amino-acid sequence: MDQHLTSSLDELVEHELRKFKRKLYHIALKKCYKPIPWGKLEPAHCDDLAQMLVKYYGEKYALEVTLKVLKAIHQQDVANMLLKKIQQEGSDENDDDKDESDEGESEEDETDDDEEDESDEDDETDDDEEE